Proteins from a genomic interval of Salinarchaeum sp. Harcht-Bsk1:
- the kdgK1 gene encoding bifunctional 2-dehydro-3-deoxygluconokinase/2-dehydro-3-deoxygalactonokinase: MSDLVTFGETMLRLSAPQGERLERTEELDVYVGGAESNTAIAAERLGAVSTWLSALPDSPLGRRVAAELHSHGIDTEIVWSDDGRQGLYFVEHGGEPRGTNVIYDRADAPIASVGADQFDPAVFDDARLFYTSGITPALSEQARDTTYHLLQGAREAGLRTAMDLNYRSKLWTPEEAKATLTKLFPALDVLFVANRDARTVLGYDGNATEFANHLIAEYDLQTVVVTRGEHGALAIHDGVVHEHDVYEADTYDPIGTGDAFVGAFLARRLSGDDVGRALEYAAATASYKRTIAGDVAAVTKEEVEELIESGAEDVSR; the protein is encoded by the coding sequence ATGAGCGATCTCGTGACCTTCGGCGAGACCATGCTTCGCCTGTCCGCGCCCCAGGGCGAGCGTCTCGAGCGGACCGAGGAACTGGACGTCTACGTCGGCGGCGCGGAATCGAACACCGCGATCGCCGCAGAGCGTCTCGGCGCGGTCTCGACGTGGCTCTCGGCCCTGCCGGACTCGCCACTGGGCCGACGGGTCGCCGCAGAGCTACACAGCCACGGCATCGACACCGAAATCGTCTGGTCGGACGACGGCCGCCAGGGACTCTACTTCGTCGAACACGGTGGGGAGCCCCGCGGCACGAACGTGATCTACGATCGGGCAGACGCACCGATCGCGAGCGTCGGTGCCGACCAGTTCGACCCGGCGGTCTTCGACGATGCGCGGCTCTTCTACACGAGCGGGATCACGCCCGCCCTTTCCGAGCAGGCCCGGGATACCACCTACCACCTGCTCCAGGGAGCCCGCGAGGCGGGGCTCCGGACCGCGATGGACCTCAACTACCGCTCGAAGCTCTGGACTCCAGAAGAGGCCAAGGCGACGCTGACGAAGCTCTTCCCGGCGCTCGACGTCCTCTTCGTGGCCAACCGCGACGCCCGGACGGTGCTCGGGTACGACGGGAACGCGACGGAGTTCGCGAACCACCTCATCGCCGAGTACGACCTCCAGACGGTCGTGGTGACCCGTGGCGAACATGGCGCGCTCGCGATCCACGACGGGGTCGTCCACGAGCACGACGTCTACGAGGCCGACACGTACGACCCGATCGGCACCGGCGACGCGTTCGTCGGCGCGTTCCTCGCCCGACGGCTCTCTGGCGACGACGTCGGCCGTGCACTCGAGTACGCCGCGGCGACGGCCTCCTACAAGCGGACGATCGCTGGCGACGTGGCCGCGGTCACGAAAGAGGAGGTCGAGGAACTCATCGAGAGCGGCGCCGAAGACGTCTCGCGGTAG
- a CDS encoding serine/threonine-protein kinase RIO2, producing MVQNVAGIVAELEPEDVHLLSGVEHGMRFSEWVARSKLPEFSGLTPENVDYRLERCVDFELVERKTIQYEGFKLTYEGYDALALYTFAERETITGVGASLGVGKESDVYEVESYRPLALKYHREGVTNFRKVAKERDYTSDHEHVSWLYTARKAAEREYEALEALYPDVSVPRPIDQNRHAIVMEKMDGVELSRTRLEDEQVLGVLDLLLREIQTAYAEGYVHGDMSEYNVFVAEDGVTIFDWPQSIPTDHENAEEYLDRDVGNVLGYFERKYPGFVGDVSASAIADAIREDEFHGIAELA from the coding sequence ATGGTCCAGAACGTCGCCGGGATCGTCGCCGAGCTCGAGCCCGAGGACGTCCACCTCCTCTCGGGCGTCGAGCACGGCATGCGATTCTCGGAGTGGGTGGCCCGGAGCAAGCTACCGGAGTTCTCTGGACTCACGCCCGAGAACGTCGACTACCGTCTCGAGCGATGCGTGGACTTCGAACTGGTGGAGCGAAAGACCATCCAGTACGAGGGGTTCAAGCTAACCTACGAGGGCTACGACGCGCTGGCACTCTACACGTTCGCCGAGCGCGAGACGATCACCGGCGTCGGTGCGAGCCTCGGCGTCGGGAAGGAAAGCGACGTGTACGAGGTGGAGTCCTACAGGCCCCTCGCCCTGAAGTACCACCGCGAGGGCGTGACCAACTTCCGGAAGGTCGCCAAGGAACGCGACTACACGTCCGACCACGAGCACGTCTCTTGGCTCTACACCGCGCGAAAGGCAGCCGAACGCGAGTACGAGGCCCTCGAAGCGCTCTACCCTGACGTCTCGGTTCCCCGGCCGATCGACCAGAACCGCCACGCCATCGTGATGGAGAAGATGGACGGGGTGGAGCTCTCGCGCACGCGTCTCGAAGACGAGCAGGTCCTGGGCGTGCTCGACCTCCTGCTCAGAGAGATCCAGACCGCCTACGCCGAGGGGTACGTTCACGGCGACATGAGCGAATACAACGTCTTCGTCGCCGAGGACGGCGTGACGATCTTCGACTGGCCCCAGTCGATCCCGACGGACCACGAGAACGCGGAGGAGTATCTCGACCGTGACGTTGGGAACGTGCTCGGGTACTTCGAGCGTAAATACCCCGGGTTCGTGGGCGACGTTTCGGCCTCCGCGATCGCCGACGCGATTCGCGAGGACGAGTTCCACGGGATCGCCGAACTGGCGTAG
- a CDS encoding uracil-DNA glycosylase family protein, which yields MDGVAVQRCERCPELVDSRSRIVNGVGPEDAALCFVGEAPGAQEDAEGEPFVGRSGDVLDEVLRDVGLSRADVRITNCVRCRPPDNRDPKQGELANCRGYLERELSIVDPEILVTLGKVPAEHLLDRDVAITAEAGDLVETRIGDRPQRLLLSVHPAATLYDRSQREPFEETIERAAELAGEAVGDQSRLGDY from the coding sequence ATGGACGGCGTCGCCGTACAGCGCTGTGAGCGCTGCCCGGAACTCGTCGACTCGCGGAGCCGAATCGTCAACGGCGTCGGGCCCGAGGACGCCGCGCTCTGTTTCGTCGGCGAGGCGCCCGGCGCACAGGAGGACGCCGAGGGCGAACCGTTCGTCGGTCGGAGCGGCGACGTGCTCGACGAGGTGCTGCGCGACGTCGGCCTCTCGCGAGCGGACGTCCGGATCACGAACTGCGTGCGCTGTCGGCCGCCCGACAACCGCGATCCGAAGCAGGGGGAACTCGCGAACTGCCGGGGCTACCTCGAGCGCGAACTGTCGATCGTCGATCCCGAGATCCTCGTGACTCTCGGCAAAGTGCCGGCCGAACACCTGCTGGATCGAGACGTCGCGATCACGGCCGAGGCAGGCGACCTCGTCGAGACGCGGATCGGGGACCGGCCGCAACGACTCCTGCTGTCGGTCCACCCCGCAGCGACGCTGTACGATCGCAGTCAGCGCGAGCCCTTCGAGGAGACCATCGAGCGTGCCGCCGAACTCGCGGGCGAGGCGGTCGGCGACCAGTCGCGGCTGGGCGACTACTGA
- a CDS encoding DUF5786 family protein — protein MGFGSYDESEQSNQEIDTDLDEENVASGETDHDGDVEFEIGASNDELLDRLSDIKDQQAE, from the coding sequence ATGGGATTCGGTAGCTACGACGAATCCGAACAATCGAACCAGGAGATCGATACTGATCTCGACGAGGAGAACGTAGCGAGCGGGGAGACCGACCACGACGGGGACGTGGAGTTCGAGATCGGCGCGTCGAACGACGAACTACTCGATCGGCTCTCCGACATCAAAGACCAGCAGGCGGAGTGA
- a CDS encoding 50S ribosomal protein L15e, with amino-acid sequence MARSFYSHIRDAWRDPGDGKLAELQWQRKQEWRDQGAIVRVDRPTRLDRARELGYKAKQGVVVARVAVRKGTARKERFTAGRRSKRQGVNRIGRRKNIQRIAEERSSRAFPNLRVLNSYWVGEDGSQKWHEVILLDPEHPAIENDDDLNWICEDSQSGRAFRGKTSAGQSNRGLNNRGKGAESNRPSASEGSDRGH; translated from the coding sequence ATGGCACGAAGCTTCTACTCGCACATCCGGGACGCCTGGCGCGATCCCGGCGACGGCAAGCTCGCAGAACTGCAGTGGCAACGAAAGCAGGAGTGGCGCGACCAGGGCGCGATCGTCCGCGTCGACCGCCCCACCCGCCTCGACCGCGCTCGCGAACTCGGCTACAAGGCCAAGCAGGGCGTCGTCGTCGCCCGCGTCGCGGTTCGCAAGGGGACCGCTCGCAAGGAGCGGTTCACCGCTGGTCGGCGCTCGAAGCGCCAGGGCGTCAACCGCATCGGGCGTCGCAAGAACATCCAGCGCATCGCCGAGGAGCGCTCCTCGCGAGCGTTCCCGAACCTCCGCGTGCTCAACAGCTACTGGGTCGGTGAGGACGGCTCCCAGAAGTGGCACGAGGTCATCCTCCTGGACCCCGAGCACCCGGCGATCGAAAACGACGACGACCTCAACTGGATCTGCGAGGACTCCCAGTCCGGTCGCGCGTTCCGCGGCAAGACGTCCGCTGGGCAGTCCAACCGTGGCCTGAACAACCGCGGCAAGGGCGCCGAGTCCAACCGACCGAGCGCTTCCGAGGGCTCGGACCGCGGTCACTGA
- a CDS encoding bacterio-opsin activator domain-containing protein, whose product MAGDQGSTEPLERLLSGLLGDEGVAVLDDVTTGDVTFEAVTGVAYEGREVIKEVLSESMAAYDEYDLEIEWTVADGDRIVASTRTTAKSRRGILGIPPPEDTRTIETIFDGRLEDGKIAYLRQTFDTRQMMPVAVRRGRGAVLEQMRDGVIVLDDRELVVDANAAAFELLGVEREDAMGESIEDVLGLEDYEIAPSTDPTEYERDGRIYELRSSPIFAEADEPVGHTVVARDVTERERRTRQLAEQRDELERLADLNSILRGVNQALVAATTRQEIDRTVCDRLAAPDLYDAAVVGDVQTWAGDAERWTVAGSRDPTGLRVPELDRPPAARSDGGASVRRAYEPTVESGAAPSSANASATQSSADGAADDSDPADSGVASGDSESSAAPDPADTWTVVPLVYGTTVYGALGLCTDREAVGQRERDVLVELGETIGHAINALETRRLLSADATVALKLDSKDSSDPLVAATANADGDAAMAVDGLVPAGEGQNVAYLAIEGERPASVASSFESEAAGDVRCVRGEGDGADWLLEWSMTGDSPLAALVESGGHLDDASATNGRATYQVEVASDADVRSLVDRLRCRFPEVHLVSKSERSGPPSSPESVVVPERTDLTQRQREALEVAYRSGYFGWPRDSTAEEVADALDVAPSTLHSHLRKAEAAVFDSFFGDLHADD is encoded by the coding sequence ATGGCGGGGGACCAGGGTTCGACAGAACCCCTCGAACGGTTACTGTCCGGGTTGCTCGGCGACGAGGGCGTCGCGGTGCTCGACGACGTCACGACCGGCGACGTCACGTTCGAGGCGGTCACCGGCGTGGCGTACGAGGGTCGCGAGGTGATCAAGGAGGTCCTCTCCGAATCGATGGCCGCCTACGACGAGTACGACCTCGAGATCGAGTGGACCGTGGCCGACGGCGATCGAATCGTCGCCTCGACGCGGACGACGGCCAAATCACGACGGGGGATCCTCGGCATCCCGCCGCCGGAGGACACCCGGACCATCGAGACGATCTTCGACGGCCGCCTCGAGGACGGCAAGATCGCGTACCTCCGGCAGACGTTCGACACCCGCCAGATGATGCCGGTAGCGGTCCGTCGGGGTCGCGGGGCCGTGCTCGAACAGATGCGCGACGGCGTGATCGTCCTCGACGATCGCGAACTCGTCGTCGACGCCAACGCCGCGGCCTTCGAACTGCTCGGGGTCGAGCGCGAGGACGCAATGGGCGAGTCGATCGAGGACGTGCTCGGACTCGAGGACTACGAGATCGCTCCCTCGACCGATCCGACGGAGTACGAGCGCGATGGCCGCATCTACGAGCTCCGGAGTTCGCCGATCTTCGCGGAAGCCGACGAACCGGTCGGGCACACGGTGGTCGCCCGGGACGTCACCGAGCGCGAACGGCGTACACGGCAGCTCGCCGAACAGCGTGACGAACTCGAACGGCTCGCGGACCTCAACAGCATCCTCCGCGGGGTCAACCAGGCGCTCGTCGCCGCGACGACCCGTCAGGAGATCGATCGCACGGTCTGTGACCGCCTCGCAGCACCCGACCTCTACGATGCTGCCGTCGTCGGCGACGTGCAGACCTGGGCCGGCGACGCCGAGCGATGGACGGTTGCCGGGTCGCGAGACCCCACCGGGCTTCGCGTCCCGGAACTCGATCGCCCGCCAGCAGCGCGGAGCGACGGCGGTGCGTCGGTTCGACGGGCGTACGAACCGACCGTCGAGTCCGGTGCGGCCCCGTCGTCTGCGAACGCGAGTGCGACCCAGTCCAGCGCCGACGGCGCCGCCGATGACTCTGATCCTGCCGATTCGGGGGTTGCTTCCGGCGATAGCGAATCCTCGGCCGCTCCCGACCCTGCCGACACCTGGACCGTCGTTCCGCTGGTCTACGGAACGACCGTCTACGGGGCACTCGGCCTCTGTACCGATCGGGAGGCCGTCGGACAGCGCGAACGCGACGTCCTCGTCGAACTCGGCGAGACGATCGGTCACGCCATCAACGCGCTCGAAACGCGCCGGTTGCTCTCCGCGGACGCCACCGTCGCCCTCAAACTTGACTCCAAGGACTCGTCGGATCCGCTGGTCGCCGCGACAGCCAACGCGGACGGCGATGCGGCGATGGCCGTAGACGGCCTTGTGCCCGCTGGCGAGGGTCAAAACGTCGCGTATCTCGCCATCGAGGGCGAGCGGCCTGCGTCCGTCGCGTCGTCGTTCGAGTCCGAGGCGGCGGGCGACGTGCGGTGCGTCCGGGGCGAGGGCGACGGAGCAGACTGGCTCCTCGAGTGGTCGATGACCGGCGATTCGCCACTCGCGGCGCTCGTCGAATCCGGTGGCCACCTCGACGACGCCAGCGCAACCAACGGTCGTGCGACCTACCAGGTCGAGGTCGCGTCCGACGCCGACGTCAGGTCCCTGGTGGATCGGCTCCGATGTCGGTTCCCGGAGGTTCACCTCGTCTCGAAGTCCGAGCGCTCCGGGCCGCCGTCCTCTCCCGAGTCCGTCGTCGTCCCGGAGCGAACTGACCTCACCCAGCGACAGCGCGAGGCCCTCGAGGTCGCCTACCGGTCGGGCTACTTCGGCTGGCCCCGCGACTCCACCGCCGAAGAGGTCGCGGACGCGCTCGACGTCGCGCCGTCGACGCTGCACTCCCACCTCCGCAAGGCCGAGGCGGCCGTATTCGACTCGTTCTTCGGGGACCTCCACGCCGACGACTGA
- a CDS encoding DUF99 family protein — MKSGARAVGVAESYARGADRSTLAGVVCRADRTVDGCAFATCTVGGTDLTDGIATVYDRLDREDVSYVLVAGVALAWYNILELESVAERVDRPVIAVTFEDSSGLESSLRDAFDGQALSERLERYRALPDRRATTVDGHDRYYRVAGIDPTEAARVLEHFTAEGGRPEPLRVARFVARAGDDLRRE, encoded by the coding sequence ATGAAGTCCGGCGCCCGGGCAGTCGGGGTCGCGGAGTCCTACGCCCGTGGTGCCGATCGAAGCACGCTGGCTGGCGTCGTCTGTCGCGCCGACCGGACGGTGGACGGCTGTGCATTCGCCACCTGTACCGTCGGTGGCACCGACCTCACCGACGGCATCGCCACCGTCTACGATCGTCTCGATCGCGAAGACGTGAGCTACGTCCTCGTCGCCGGCGTCGCGCTCGCGTGGTACAACATTCTGGAACTCGAATCGGTCGCCGAGCGCGTCGACCGCCCGGTGATCGCGGTCACCTTCGAGGACAGCAGCGGACTCGAGTCGTCGCTGCGGGACGCGTTCGACGGGCAAGCGCTGTCCGAGCGACTCGAACGGTACCGAGCGCTGCCCGACCGACGCGCGACGACCGTCGACGGGCACGACCGCTACTACCGGGTGGCTGGCATCGACCCGACCGAGGCCGCCCGGGTCCTCGAGCACTTCACGGCCGAGGGTGGCCGGCCCGAGCCCCTTCGGGTCGCGCGGTTCGTCGCGCGAGCGGGGGACGACCTCCGGCGCGAGTGA
- a CDS encoding site-2 protease family protein, whose product MRSLTIGRVLDIPIRINVSLLLFLPILVWLIAGQIELYADVVNAVSPTTVDAEVLTEGETPWIIGVVAAVGLFVGVLLHELGHSVTAMRYGIGIASITLWIFGGLARMEDLPEDWSIEFWVALAGPVTSVALAGICYLALFAIPSSAPAVLIFVVAWLAVINLTLAIFNMLPAFPMDGGRIFRALLARNRPYVEATAIAAKTGRFFGVAMVLVGVLNFAPLLALVGFFVYVAAGAESRVVTLRDLLRDVRADDLLQTDSSTVGTDTTVQDLLQRMFEDRRTGYPVLDANGRLAGLVSLGALRSVPPADRSTVTVADVMSRDPPTVSIETPAFDVLERLAETGSDRVVVLEDDRLVGTLDNEAIVAYIDLVQGIGPLPETETPDATPPDGYA is encoded by the coding sequence ATGCGCAGTCTCACGATCGGCCGCGTGCTGGACATCCCGATCCGGATCAACGTCTCGTTGCTCCTGTTTCTCCCGATCCTCGTCTGGCTGATCGCGGGACAGATCGAACTCTACGCCGACGTCGTCAACGCCGTCTCCCCGACGACGGTGGACGCGGAGGTGCTCACCGAGGGGGAGACGCCCTGGATCATCGGGGTCGTGGCCGCCGTCGGACTCTTCGTCGGCGTGTTGCTCCACGAACTGGGCCACTCCGTGACCGCGATGCGCTACGGCATCGGCATCGCCTCGATCACGCTCTGGATCTTCGGCGGACTGGCCCGGATGGAGGACCTCCCCGAGGACTGGTCGATCGAGTTCTGGGTCGCCCTGGCTGGTCCGGTGACCAGCGTCGCGCTCGCGGGAATCTGCTATCTCGCACTGTTCGCCATCCCGTCGTCGGCACCCGCGGTCCTGATCTTCGTCGTGGCGTGGCTGGCGGTGATCAATCTCACGCTGGCAATCTTCAACATGCTGCCGGCGTTCCCCATGGACGGCGGGCGAATCTTCCGCGCCCTGCTCGCACGGAACCGTCCCTACGTCGAGGCGACCGCCATCGCTGCGAAGACGGGACGGTTCTTCGGCGTCGCGATGGTGTTGGTCGGCGTGTTGAACTTCGCGCCACTCCTCGCGCTCGTCGGCTTCTTCGTCTACGTCGCCGCCGGGGCAGAGTCACGCGTCGTGACGCTCCGCGACCTCCTCCGCGACGTGCGGGCCGACGACCTCTTGCAGACCGACTCGTCGACGGTCGGCACCGACACGACCGTTCAGGACCTCCTCCAGCGGATGTTCGAGGACCGTCGAACGGGCTATCCTGTGCTCGACGCCAACGGCCGGCTCGCGGGACTCGTGTCGCTGGGGGCGCTCCGGTCGGTGCCGCCGGCCGATCGATCGACGGTCACCGTCGCCGACGTCATGTCCCGGGACCCACCGACGGTCTCGATCGAGACGCCCGCCTTCGATGTCCTGGAACGCCTGGCGGAGACCGGAAGCGATCGCGTCGTCGTCCTCGAGGACGACCGCCTCGTCGGCACCCTGGACAACGAGGCGATCGTCGCCTACATCGATCTGGTCCAGGGGATCGGGCCGCTGCCCGAGACGGAGACGCCCGACGCGACGCCGCCGGACGGTTACGCCTGA
- a CDS encoding histidine kinase N-terminal 7TM domain-containing protein, with the protein MAVTATGWMYIGLLTVAAVVTAILARYAMARRQEPGALGFAGMMAAETVWSGTYVVALLVHDPAARTVLENVKWFGTCVYLFLLLFALEYTGHDEFATRRILGLLSLPWIASVGLIWTQQWHDLWWSTSLMEIHGLAILQFSYGPGFLAHTLYSYVIILLASALLLRLVFVSDYLYADQSALLVFGILAPVGFNVADIALLEPGAVVDLTPVAFTVSGLAFGYALFRHRLFDLVPATRRLGRNAAIGQLETGIVIVDTAHRVVYCNAAAEPVLGREPADALDEPLRSLVDVDEVDFDAPDGLAEIERDGTVYEVRTSPITDRHDRTIGHTLVAHDVTARKRRERALAAQRDELETLSALNVLIRGVVQALVSENERDGIERAVCDRIVEGDLYHTACVGDVQTWNGEAERWTVAGSSSGADAPSVDTEKLDVTEGPTVEGGADVDRPAASGAGTTSVSDGAGSAGAHLPAVSEDAHTWVVVPIVYGRTVFGAIGLATDRDTVSARERSVLGELGEAVGHAMNAVSTRQLLSTEAVVEVEFESTTDADALVAATAGTDCELELAGVVPAGDRSTLAYVRVDGDVTAAENALADATEGEVRSIRGDDSGGLLEWRVSGADLLGAVVDQGAQLRSFEASDGRVDYRAEVASDDAVRSLLDSLDGRFGGVRLLAKRERASSIEDSAALPADGIDDLTDRQQEAIEAAYRAGYFDWPRESTAEEVASAMEIAPSTLHSHLRKAEGTLLASLFESGPDDQ; encoded by the coding sequence ATGGCAGTGACGGCGACGGGTTGGATGTATATAGGTTTGCTAACAGTTGCTGCCGTCGTCACTGCTATCCTCGCCCGCTACGCGATGGCGCGACGTCAGGAGCCCGGTGCGCTCGGGTTCGCCGGGATGATGGCCGCGGAGACGGTGTGGTCGGGAACGTACGTCGTCGCCCTCTTGGTCCACGACCCCGCCGCGCGAACGGTCCTCGAGAACGTAAAGTGGTTCGGGACCTGCGTCTACCTCTTCTTGCTACTGTTCGCCCTCGAGTACACCGGTCACGACGAGTTCGCGACGAGACGAATCCTCGGCCTGCTCTCGCTGCCCTGGATCGCCTCCGTCGGACTCATCTGGACGCAGCAGTGGCACGACCTCTGGTGGTCGACGTCCCTGATGGAGATTCACGGCCTCGCTATCCTCCAGTTCTCCTACGGCCCCGGCTTTCTCGCACACACGCTCTATAGCTACGTGATCATCTTGCTGGCCTCCGCGCTGTTGCTCCGCCTCGTCTTCGTCTCGGATTACCTCTACGCCGACCAGTCGGCGCTCCTCGTCTTCGGGATCCTCGCGCCAGTCGGGTTCAACGTCGCCGACATCGCGCTCCTCGAACCCGGCGCCGTCGTCGACCTCACGCCGGTCGCGTTCACCGTCTCCGGCCTCGCCTTCGGCTACGCGCTGTTCCGCCACCGGCTGTTCGACCTCGTGCCGGCGACGCGTCGCCTCGGCCGGAACGCCGCGATCGGGCAACTCGAGACCGGTATCGTGATCGTCGATACGGCCCACCGCGTCGTCTACTGCAACGCGGCCGCCGAACCCGTCCTCGGGCGTGAGCCAGCGGACGCCCTCGACGAGCCGTTACGCTCGCTCGTCGACGTCGACGAGGTCGACTTCGACGCCCCCGACGGCCTCGCCGAAATCGAGCGCGACGGAACTGTCTACGAGGTTCGAACGTCGCCGATCACCGACCGTCACGACCGCACCATCGGCCACACGCTCGTCGCGCACGACGTGACCGCTCGAAAACGCCGGGAGCGAGCCCTCGCCGCTCAGCGCGACGAACTCGAGACGCTATCGGCACTCAACGTGCTCATCCGCGGCGTCGTCCAGGCACTCGTCTCCGAGAACGAACGCGACGGGATCGAACGGGCAGTGTGCGATCGGATCGTCGAGGGCGACCTCTACCACACGGCCTGTGTCGGTGACGTGCAGACCTGGAACGGCGAGGCCGAACGCTGGACCGTCGCGGGGTCGAGCAGCGGTGCCGACGCCCCGTCCGTGGACACCGAGAAGCTCGACGTTACAGAGGGCCCCACGGTCGAGGGTGGTGCCGACGTCGATCGTCCGGCTGCGTCCGGGGCGGGGACCACGTCCGTGAGCGACGGTGCCGGGTCGGCAGGTGCGCACCTCCCCGCGGTGTCCGAGGACGCCCACACCTGGGTCGTCGTTCCGATCGTGTACGGCCGGACCGTGTTCGGCGCCATCGGACTCGCGACGGATCGCGACACCGTCTCCGCACGGGAGCGCTCGGTGCTCGGTGAACTCGGCGAAGCCGTCGGCCACGCCATGAACGCCGTGAGCACCCGACAGCTCCTCTCGACGGAGGCGGTCGTCGAGGTCGAGTTCGAGAGCACGACCGACGCCGACGCGCTCGTGGCAGCGACCGCCGGGACCGACTGCGAGCTCGAGCTGGCAGGCGTCGTCCCGGCGGGCGATCGATCGACGCTCGCCTACGTGCGGGTCGACGGTGACGTTACGGCCGCCGAGAACGCCCTCGCCGACGCGACCGAGGGCGAGGTCCGATCGATCCGCGGCGACGACTCCGGCGGGTTGCTCGAGTGGCGAGTCTCCGGCGCGGACCTCCTCGGGGCCGTGGTCGACCAGGGTGCGCAACTCCGGTCGTTCGAGGCGTCGGACGGACGGGTCGACTATCGGGCAGAAGTCGCCTCCGACGACGCGGTACGTTCGTTGCTCGACTCGCTGGACGGTCGGTTTGGCGGCGTCCGACTCCTGGCCAAACGCGAACGGGCCAGCTCGATCGAGGATTCGGCCGCATTGCCTGCAGATGGCATCGACGATCTCACGGACAGACAGCAGGAGGCGATCGAGGCAGCCTACCGGGCTGGCTACTTCGACTGGCCGCGGGAGTCGACGGCCGAGGAGGTCGCCTCGGCGATGGAGATCGCGCCCTCGACGCTGCACTCTCACCTCCGGAAAGCGGAAGGGACGTTGCTCGCGTCGTTGTTCGAGTCCGGACCGGACGATCAGTGA